A window from Deltaproteobacteria bacterium encodes these proteins:
- a CDS encoding UpxY family transcription antiterminator has translation MPWYAVHTRSRHEDRAYTGLVQKSLHTFLPKIEVWSQRKDRRKKIMIPMFPGYLFVELLSVDSETRLNVLKTFGVVRILGKPKGAEPISVPDAKIEAIQRLVQSKVEIQQIQYPKIGEPALITDGPFKGIEGLVVSTDYSKELFVISIELLQRSVAIKLEGFQIKKI, from the coding sequence ATGCCGTGGTATGCTGTTCATACACGAAGCCGTCATGAAGACAGGGCATACACTGGCCTTGTCCAGAAATCGCTCCATACTTTTCTGCCCAAGATAGAGGTATGGAGCCAACGAAAAGACAGACGCAAGAAGATCATGATCCCCATGTTTCCGGGGTACCTCTTTGTGGAACTTTTATCTGTGGATAGCGAAACGAGACTGAATGTTCTCAAAACCTTCGGGGTCGTTCGGATACTCGGAAAACCAAAGGGAGCTGAGCCGATATCGGTTCCTGATGCCAAGATAGAAGCCATCCAGCGCCTCGTGCAGTCCAAGGTGGAGATTCAGCAAATCCAATATCCCAAGATCGGTGAACCGGCCTTGATTACTGATGGACCGTTCAAGGGTATTGAGGGTCTCGTTGTAAGCACAGACTATAGCAAAGAACTCTTCGTCATATCCATAGAACTCCTTCAACGATCGGTGGCCATTAAACTTGAAGGGTTTCAGATTAAAAAGATTTAA